A genomic region of Elephas maximus indicus isolate mEleMax1 chromosome 10, mEleMax1 primary haplotype, whole genome shotgun sequence contains the following coding sequences:
- the RNASE9 gene encoding inactive ribonuclease-like protein 9, translating to MWQPSVVMYPLSVLLLLFPQAQFKTTHNPFIVPGNFEEDFEDYVTEFYGTGSTTEPTKEKFKRKMIIVPGRQIHITNEEYCSHAILFKNIHNKLRCVKEHYFLQEPYEEIRKICYNSFIKCKNGIRKCNRSKKVMEGLYCKLRRGTTSPDCQYESFYKRGLAIITCKWQNSIGELVPVSINDISMPYSY from the coding sequence ATGTGGCAGCCTTCTGTCGTCATGTACCCACTGTCTGTGCTACTATTGCTGTTCCCACAAGCGCAGTTCAAAACAACACATAATCCTTTCATTGTACCAGGTAATTTCGAAGAAGATTTTGAGGATTATGTGACAGAGTTTTACGGTACAGGATCTACCACAGAGCCtaccaaagaaaaattcaaacgTAAGATGATTATTGTACCCGGAAGACAAATACATATAACTAATGAAGAATACTGTAGCCACGCAATCCTGtttaaaaatattcacaataAGTTGCGCTGTGTGAAAGAACACTACTTCCTCCAAGAGCCATACGAGGAGATAAGAAAAATCTGTTACaactcatttataaaatgtaagaATGGCATTAGAAAATGTAACAGGAGCAAGAAAGTGATGGAAGGACTGTATTGTAAATTAAGAAGAGGAACCACATCACCAGACTGTCAATATGAATCATTTTATAAGAGAGGACTTGCCATTATCACTTGTAAGTGGCAAAATTCAATTGGAGAACTTGTTCCTGTTAGCATAAATGATATATCGATGCCATATAGCTATTAG